Proteins encoded by one window of Dermochelys coriacea isolate rDerCor1 chromosome 13, rDerCor1.pri.v4, whole genome shotgun sequence:
- the SNAI1 gene encoding zinc finger protein SNAI1, translating into MPRSFLVKKHFSASKKPNYSELESQTVIVSPFLYEKCPLSLIPQPEVLSPGAYYPPLVWDTGLLSNFFTSETEYKTCAASPSPESKPLDLTSLSSEEDEGKTSDPPSPASSATEAEKFQCSQCNKSYSTFAGLSKHKQLHCDSQTRKSFSCKYCEKEYVSLGALKMHIRSHTLPCVCKICGKAFSRPWLLQGHIRTHTGEKPFSCTHCNRAFADRSNLRAHLQTHSDVKKYQCKTCSRTFSRMSLLHKHEETGCSGTR; encoded by the exons TGATCGTGTCGCCCTTTCTGTACGAGAAGTGCCCCCTGTCCCTCATCCCCCAGCCGGAGGTCCTGAGCCCGGGGGCCTACTACCCCCCGCTTGTGTGGGACACGGGGCTGCTCTCCAACTTCTTCACCTCCGAGACGGAATACAAGACATGCGCcgcttcccccagcccagagtccaagCCCCTAGACCTGACCTCCCTGTCCAGCGAGGAGGATGAAGGCAAGACCTCTGACCCGCCCAGCCCGGCCTCTTCTGCCACCGAGGCCGAGAAATTCCAGTGTAGTCAATGCAACAAGTCCTACTCCACCTTTGCCGGCCTTTCCAAGCACAAACAATTGCACTGTGATTCCCAGACCAGGAAATCTTTTAGCTGCAAGTACTGTGAGAAGGAGTATGTGAGCCTGGGGGCTCTCAAGATGCACATCCGAAGCCACACCCTGCCCTGCGTGTGTAAAATCTGTGGCAAGGCTTTCTCCaggccctggctgctgcagggccaCATCCGAACCCACACAG GTGAAAAGCCTTTTTCCTGTACACACTGCAATAGGGCCTTTGCTGACCGCTCTAATCTCCGAGCCCACCTGCAGACTCATTCAGATGTAAAGAAGTATCAGTGCAAAACCTGCTCCCGGACTTTCTCCCGAATGTCACTACTTCACAAACATGAAGAAACAGGCTGCTCTGGAACTCGCTAA